A portion of the Ricinus communis isolate WT05 ecotype wild-type chromosome 10, ASM1957865v1, whole genome shotgun sequence genome contains these proteins:
- the LOC8273471 gene encoding OVARIAN TUMOR DOMAIN-containing deubiquitinating enzyme 3 isoform X3 gives MAAKPVNDKNILEQLKHGVAKFEIVSSPDPSISTWTPFFAHTSHRFFARIGPSLSSGSPATKKLERYSVQKVTGDGRCLFRALVKGMALNKGVSLNPREERDDADDLRMAVKEVLCNGDKERRQYEEALIAISVDESLKRYCQRIGRPDFWGGESELLVLSKLCSQPVIVYIPEHEHTRSGWGSGFIPIAEYGTEFRKGMKKGKPRKVVRLLYNGKNHYDLLF, from the exons ATGGCGGCGAAACCTGTAAACG ACAAGAATATCCTGGAGCAACTTAAACATGGAGTTGCTAAATTCGAGATTGTGTCTTCGCCAGATCCTTCAATCTCCACTTGGACTCCTTTCTTTGCACACACCAGCCATCGCTTCTTTGCTAGGATTGGACCATCGCt AAGTAGTGGATCACCGGCAACGAAAAAATTGGAACGCTATTCAGTTCAGAAGGTTACCGGGGATGGCCGGTGTCTATTCCGTGCACtg gTCAAAGGAATGGCTCTCAATAAGGGTGTCTCACTTAATCCACGTGAAGAAAGAGATGATGCAG atGATCTACGAATGGCTGTGAAGGAGGTTTTATGTAATGGTGATAAAGAACGCCGGCAGTATGAAGAAGCTCTGATTGCCATCAGCGTTGATGAGTCTTTGAAACG TTATTGTCAACGCATTGGGCGCCCTGATTTTTGGGGAGGAGAGTCAGAGCTATTG GTCCTGTCGAAGTTATGCAGTCAACCAGTCATTGTTTACATTCCGGAGCATGAG CATACAAGGAGCGGATGGGGTTCTGGCTTTATTCCCATAGCAGAATATGGAACTGAGTTTCGCAAGGGCATGAAAAAGGGAAAACCAAGGAAAGTTGTGAGGCTACTGTACAATGGTAAGAACCATTATGACCTGCTTTTCTAA
- the LOC8273471 gene encoding OVARIAN TUMOR DOMAIN-containing deubiquitinating enzyme 3 isoform X4: protein MAAKPVNDKNILEQLKHGVAKFEIVSSPDPSISTWTPFFAHTSHRFFARIGPSLSGSPATKKLERYSVQKVTGDGRCLFRALVKGMALNKGVSLNPREERDDADDLRMAVKEVLCNGDKERRQYEEALIAISVDESLKRYCQRIGRPDFWGGESELLVLSKLCSQPVIVYIPEHEHTRSGWGSGFIPIAEYGTEFRKGMKKGKPRKVVRLLYNGKNHYDLLF, encoded by the exons ATGGCGGCGAAACCTGTAAACG ACAAGAATATCCTGGAGCAACTTAAACATGGAGTTGCTAAATTCGAGATTGTGTCTTCGCCAGATCCTTCAATCTCCACTTGGACTCCTTTCTTTGCACACACCAGCCATCGCTTCTTTGCTAGGATTGGACCATCGCt TAGTGGATCACCGGCAACGAAAAAATTGGAACGCTATTCAGTTCAGAAGGTTACCGGGGATGGCCGGTGTCTATTCCGTGCACtg gTCAAAGGAATGGCTCTCAATAAGGGTGTCTCACTTAATCCACGTGAAGAAAGAGATGATGCAG atGATCTACGAATGGCTGTGAAGGAGGTTTTATGTAATGGTGATAAAGAACGCCGGCAGTATGAAGAAGCTCTGATTGCCATCAGCGTTGATGAGTCTTTGAAACG TTATTGTCAACGCATTGGGCGCCCTGATTTTTGGGGAGGAGAGTCAGAGCTATTG GTCCTGTCGAAGTTATGCAGTCAACCAGTCATTGTTTACATTCCGGAGCATGAG CATACAAGGAGCGGATGGGGTTCTGGCTTTATTCCCATAGCAGAATATGGAACTGAGTTTCGCAAGGGCATGAAAAAGGGAAAACCAAGGAAAGTTGTGAGGCTACTGTACAATGGTAAGAACCATTATGACCTGCTTTTCTAA
- the LOC8273471 gene encoding OVARIAN TUMOR DOMAIN-containing deubiquitinating enzyme 3 isoform X2: MAAKPVNDKNILEQLKHGVAKFEIVSSPDPSISTWTPFFAHTSHRFFARIGPSLSGSPATKKLERYSVQKVTGDGRCLFRALVKGMALNKGVSLNPREERDDADDLRMAVKEVLCNGDKERRQYEEALIAISVDESLKRYCQRIGRPDFWGGESELLVLSKLCSQPVIVYIPEHEFLTINGKALIKRNDHTRSGWGSGFIPIAEYGTEFRKGMKKGKPRKVVRLLYNGKNHYDLLF, from the exons ATGGCGGCGAAACCTGTAAACG ACAAGAATATCCTGGAGCAACTTAAACATGGAGTTGCTAAATTCGAGATTGTGTCTTCGCCAGATCCTTCAATCTCCACTTGGACTCCTTTCTTTGCACACACCAGCCATCGCTTCTTTGCTAGGATTGGACCATCGCt TAGTGGATCACCGGCAACGAAAAAATTGGAACGCTATTCAGTTCAGAAGGTTACCGGGGATGGCCGGTGTCTATTCCGTGCACtg gTCAAAGGAATGGCTCTCAATAAGGGTGTCTCACTTAATCCACGTGAAGAAAGAGATGATGCAG atGATCTACGAATGGCTGTGAAGGAGGTTTTATGTAATGGTGATAAAGAACGCCGGCAGTATGAAGAAGCTCTGATTGCCATCAGCGTTGATGAGTCTTTGAAACG TTATTGTCAACGCATTGGGCGCCCTGATTTTTGGGGAGGAGAGTCAGAGCTATTG GTCCTGTCGAAGTTATGCAGTCAACCAGTCATTGTTTACATTCCGGAGCATGAG TTTCTTACAATAAATGGAAAAGCTttgattaaaagaaatgat CATACAAGGAGCGGATGGGGTTCTGGCTTTATTCCCATAGCAGAATATGGAACTGAGTTTCGCAAGGGCATGAAAAAGGGAAAACCAAGGAAAGTTGTGAGGCTACTGTACAATGGTAAGAACCATTATGACCTGCTTTTCTAA
- the LOC8273471 gene encoding OVARIAN TUMOR DOMAIN-containing deubiquitinating enzyme 3 isoform X5 — protein sequence MAAKPVNDKNILEQLKHGVAKFEIVSSPDPSISTWTPFFAHTSHRFFARIGPSLSSGSPATKKLERYSVQKVTGDGRCLFRALVKGMALNKGVSLNPREERDDADDLRMAVKEVLCNGDKERRQYEEALIAISVDESLKRYCQRIGRPDFWGGESELLHTRSGWGSGFIPIAEYGTEFRKGMKKGKPRKVVRLLYNGKNHYDLLF from the exons ATGGCGGCGAAACCTGTAAACG ACAAGAATATCCTGGAGCAACTTAAACATGGAGTTGCTAAATTCGAGATTGTGTCTTCGCCAGATCCTTCAATCTCCACTTGGACTCCTTTCTTTGCACACACCAGCCATCGCTTCTTTGCTAGGATTGGACCATCGCt AAGTAGTGGATCACCGGCAACGAAAAAATTGGAACGCTATTCAGTTCAGAAGGTTACCGGGGATGGCCGGTGTCTATTCCGTGCACtg gTCAAAGGAATGGCTCTCAATAAGGGTGTCTCACTTAATCCACGTGAAGAAAGAGATGATGCAG atGATCTACGAATGGCTGTGAAGGAGGTTTTATGTAATGGTGATAAAGAACGCCGGCAGTATGAAGAAGCTCTGATTGCCATCAGCGTTGATGAGTCTTTGAAACG TTATTGTCAACGCATTGGGCGCCCTGATTTTTGGGGAGGAGAGTCAGAGCTATTG CATACAAGGAGCGGATGGGGTTCTGGCTTTATTCCCATAGCAGAATATGGAACTGAGTTTCGCAAGGGCATGAAAAAGGGAAAACCAAGGAAAGTTGTGAGGCTACTGTACAATGGTAAGAACCATTATGACCTGCTTTTCTAA
- the LOC8273471 gene encoding OVARIAN TUMOR DOMAIN-containing deubiquitinating enzyme 3 isoform X1, with translation MAAKPVNDKNILEQLKHGVAKFEIVSSPDPSISTWTPFFAHTSHRFFARIGPSLSSGSPATKKLERYSVQKVTGDGRCLFRALVKGMALNKGVSLNPREERDDADDLRMAVKEVLCNGDKERRQYEEALIAISVDESLKRYCQRIGRPDFWGGESELLVLSKLCSQPVIVYIPEHEFLTINGKALIKRNDHTRSGWGSGFIPIAEYGTEFRKGMKKGKPRKVVRLLYNGKNHYDLLF, from the exons ATGGCGGCGAAACCTGTAAACG ACAAGAATATCCTGGAGCAACTTAAACATGGAGTTGCTAAATTCGAGATTGTGTCTTCGCCAGATCCTTCAATCTCCACTTGGACTCCTTTCTTTGCACACACCAGCCATCGCTTCTTTGCTAGGATTGGACCATCGCt AAGTAGTGGATCACCGGCAACGAAAAAATTGGAACGCTATTCAGTTCAGAAGGTTACCGGGGATGGCCGGTGTCTATTCCGTGCACtg gTCAAAGGAATGGCTCTCAATAAGGGTGTCTCACTTAATCCACGTGAAGAAAGAGATGATGCAG atGATCTACGAATGGCTGTGAAGGAGGTTTTATGTAATGGTGATAAAGAACGCCGGCAGTATGAAGAAGCTCTGATTGCCATCAGCGTTGATGAGTCTTTGAAACG TTATTGTCAACGCATTGGGCGCCCTGATTTTTGGGGAGGAGAGTCAGAGCTATTG GTCCTGTCGAAGTTATGCAGTCAACCAGTCATTGTTTACATTCCGGAGCATGAG TTTCTTACAATAAATGGAAAAGCTttgattaaaagaaatgat CATACAAGGAGCGGATGGGGTTCTGGCTTTATTCCCATAGCAGAATATGGAACTGAGTTTCGCAAGGGCATGAAAAAGGGAAAACCAAGGAAAGTTGTGAGGCTACTGTACAATGGTAAGAACCATTATGACCTGCTTTTCTAA